The Arthrobacter sp. NicSoilC5 genome has a window encoding:
- a CDS encoding hydroxymethylglutaryl-CoA lyase: protein MNGMTGTGTPGGTVSIVDVSPRDGLQNEKVPVSTRDKLRLINDLIALGARRIEAVSFVNPKKVPQMADADAVMAGVPRDAGASYIGLVLNTRGAHRAVDAGVDEINYVLPVTDAFAAANQNTTVAAALDALEEVSGIAASAGIPVTVTAAVAFGCPYQGDVPGEQALSVVRSALQRGQLAEVALADTIGCAVPWQVNGVFAALASETDVALRAHLHETRHTALANTYAAMAAGVKVFDSAVGGLGGCPFAPGAAGNVSTEDLAWMLERAGFSTSIDPLAATELGRWICAKVETAPRSGLAGAGVFPKAA from the coding sequence ATGAACGGAATGACGGGAACCGGTACTCCCGGGGGAACAGTCTCAATCGTGGACGTCAGTCCCCGGGACGGGCTGCAGAATGAAAAAGTTCCGGTCAGCACCCGCGACAAGCTGCGCCTTATCAACGATCTGATTGCCCTGGGCGCCAGGCGGATTGAGGCGGTGAGCTTCGTAAACCCCAAAAAGGTTCCGCAAATGGCCGATGCCGATGCCGTCATGGCGGGGGTGCCGCGGGACGCCGGTGCCAGCTACATCGGCCTGGTGCTGAACACCCGGGGCGCGCACAGGGCCGTGGACGCGGGCGTGGACGAGATCAACTATGTCCTGCCGGTGACCGATGCCTTTGCAGCGGCCAACCAGAACACGACGGTCGCCGCCGCCCTTGATGCCCTGGAGGAAGTATCCGGAATCGCTGCCTCTGCCGGCATCCCTGTCACGGTCACGGCCGCCGTCGCCTTTGGCTGCCCGTACCAGGGCGACGTGCCCGGGGAACAAGCTCTTTCGGTCGTCCGCAGCGCACTGCAACGAGGCCAGCTGGCCGAGGTTGCCTTGGCGGACACCATCGGCTGCGCCGTCCCCTGGCAGGTCAACGGGGTCTTTGCCGCCCTGGCGTCTGAAACGGATGTGGCGCTGCGGGCCCACCTGCACGAGACGCGCCACACTGCGTTGGCGAATACCTATGCCGCCATGGCGGCCGGGGTCAAAGTCTTCGACAGTGCCGTGGGAGGCCTGGGCGGTTGCCCCTTTGCCCCCGGCGCGGCCGGCAATGTTTCCACGGAGGACCTGGCATGGATGCTGGAGCGGGCAGGGTTTTCCACCTCGATTGATCCGCTGGCTGCCACCGAGCTGGGCCGCTGGATCTGCGCCAAAGTGGAGACCGCGCCGCGCTCGGGGCTCGCCGGCGCAGGAGTGTTCCCCAAGGCTGCGTAG